In the genome of Salinispirillum sp. LH 10-3-1, one region contains:
- the rplL gene encoding 50S ribosomal protein L7/L12 produces MALSKDDILNAIADMSVMDVVALVEAMEEKFGVSAQAAVAVAAAPAAGAAAAEEQTEFDVVLASAGEKKVNVIKVVREITGEGLKEAKAMVDGAPATIKEGVSKADADALKAKLEEAGATVELK; encoded by the coding sequence ATGGCTTTGTCTAAAGACGATATCTTGAATGCAATTGCTGACATGTCTGTAATGGACGTTGTTGCTCTTGTTGAAGCAATGGAAGAGAAGTTCGGCGTTTCTGCTCAAGCTGCTGTAGCGGTTGCTGCTGCTCCTGCTGCTGGCGCTGCTGCCGCTGAAGAGCAAACAGAATTCGACGTAGTTCTGGCTTCTGCTGGTGAGAAGAAAGTAAACGTAATCAAAGTGGTTCGTGAAATCACTGGCGAAGGCCTGAAAGAAGCTAAAGCTATGGTAGATGGCGCTCCTGCTACTATCAAAGAAGGTGTTTCTAAAGCCGACGCAGACGCTCTGAAAGCGAAGCTGGAAGAAGCTGGCGCGACTGTAGAGCTGAAGTAA
- the rpoC gene encoding DNA-directed RNA polymerase subunit beta' yields MKDLLGLLKAQSHEEEFDSIRIGLASPEMIRSWSFGEVKKPETINYRTFKPERDGLFCARIFGPIKDYECLCGKYKRLKHRGVICEKCGVEVTQSKVRRERMGHIELAAPVAHIWFLKSLPSRIGLMLDMTLRDIERILYYESFVVIEPGMTTLEKGQLLSDEDYYQAIEEFGDDFDARMGAEAIKQLLKDINVEQEIGQLREEIPATNSETKIKKLSKRLKILEAFHKSGNDPEWMVMTVLPVLPPDLRPLVPLDGGRFATSDLNDLYRRVINRNNRLKRLLELNAPDIIVRNEKRMLQESVDALLDNGRRGRAITGSNRRPLKSLADMIKGKQGRFRQNLLGKRVDYSGRSVIVVGPTLRLHQCGLPKKMALELFKPFIYSKLELRGLATTIKAAKKMVEREEAVVWDILDEVIREHPVLLNRAPTLHRLGIQAFEPTLIEGKAIQLHPLVCAAYNADFDGDQMAVHVPLTLEAQLEARALMMSTNNILSPANGEPIIVPSQDVVLGLYYMTRDRINDKGEGMVFADVAEVQRAYGTGAVGLQARIKVRVREIIKLNGEVEERTTIQDTTVGRVILYTIVPEGLPFELVNKAMKKKAISSLLNESYRRAGLKDTVIFADQIMYMGFFYATRSGASIGVNDFEIPENKGEILGKAEAEVQEIQEQYEGGLVTQGEKYNKVVDIWSRANENIARSMMESIGTEKTIDKNGDEVDQESFNSVYIYADSGARGSPAQIRQLAGMRGLMAKPDGSIIENPIKSNFREGLSVGEYFISTHGARKGLADTALKTANSGYLTRRLVDVAQDVVVTETDCGTTNGVVVEPVIEGGDVVVALGQQVLGRVVAQDVLMPGTDDLAIPAGTLLDEAWVEKIDEWGIDQIIARSTITCDTLHGICAKCYGRDLARGHLVNIGEAVGIIAAQSIGEPGTQLTMRTFHIGGAASSSSAVDNVQVKHGGKVRMHNTKTAERENGELVTVSRSSVLAITDSAGRERERYKLPYGATVLVREGDAVDAGQIVAKWDPHTHPIISEFKGKVQFIGLEDGVTINAKLDELTGVSSIEVIPQKDRNSAGKDIRPMLKLLDEKGKEIKFGDSDQPVQYFLPDGSLLSLTDGQAVKVGDVLARIPQASSGNKDITGGLPRVADLFEARKPKEPAILAEISGTVGFGKETKGKKRLMITGLNGEAYEELIPKWRQLSVFEGETVEKGELISEGPLNPHDILRLLGVEALSQYITEEIQEVYRLQGVVINDKHIETIVRQMLRKVIIVEPNDTHFIKGDQVEFTAVQQANAEMEAEGKMPATYERVLLGITKASLATESFISAASFQETTRVLTEGAVTGKRDYLRGLKENVVVGRLIPAGTGLAYHAERKRKRDERVNGTGRATVSASDVEAALSEALNK; encoded by the coding sequence ATGAAAGACTTATTAGGCCTGTTGAAGGCGCAAAGCCACGAAGAAGAATTCGATTCGATTCGAATTGGCTTGGCCTCGCCAGAAATGATTCGTTCGTGGTCTTTTGGTGAAGTCAAAAAGCCAGAAACCATCAACTACCGTACGTTCAAGCCTGAGCGTGACGGTCTGTTTTGCGCCCGTATTTTCGGGCCTATCAAGGATTATGAGTGCTTGTGCGGTAAGTACAAGCGCCTGAAGCACCGTGGTGTCATCTGTGAGAAGTGTGGCGTTGAAGTCACGCAGTCTAAAGTACGCCGTGAGCGTATGGGTCACATTGAATTGGCCGCCCCGGTTGCCCACATCTGGTTCCTGAAATCATTGCCGTCACGTATCGGCTTGATGCTGGACATGACACTGCGCGACATCGAGCGGATTCTGTATTACGAATCATTCGTCGTGATCGAGCCCGGCATGACCACGCTGGAAAAAGGCCAGTTGTTGTCTGATGAAGACTACTACCAAGCCATTGAAGAATTCGGTGATGACTTCGACGCACGTATGGGTGCCGAAGCGATCAAACAGCTGCTGAAAGACATCAATGTCGAGCAGGAAATAGGTCAGTTGCGGGAAGAGATTCCAGCCACCAACAGTGAAACCAAAATCAAGAAGCTGTCTAAGCGGCTGAAAATTTTGGAAGCCTTCCACAAATCAGGCAACGATCCTGAGTGGATGGTCATGACCGTATTGCCGGTGTTGCCACCTGACTTGCGTCCGTTGGTACCGTTGGACGGCGGCCGTTTTGCGACCTCTGACCTGAACGATCTGTATCGTCGCGTCATTAACCGCAACAACCGCTTGAAGCGTCTGTTGGAGCTGAACGCACCTGACATCATCGTACGTAACGAAAAGCGTATGCTGCAAGAGTCGGTAGATGCCTTGCTGGATAACGGCCGTCGTGGTCGTGCCATCACCGGTTCTAACCGTCGTCCTTTGAAGTCACTGGCTGACATGATCAAAGGTAAGCAGGGTCGTTTCCGTCAGAACCTGTTGGGTAAGCGCGTCGACTACTCTGGCCGTTCGGTCATCGTGGTAGGTCCGACCCTACGTCTGCACCAGTGCGGTCTGCCGAAGAAGATGGCTCTGGAGCTGTTCAAGCCGTTCATCTACAGCAAGCTGGAATTGCGTGGCTTGGCCACGACGATCAAAGCTGCGAAGAAAATGGTTGAGCGTGAAGAAGCGGTCGTTTGGGACATCCTAGACGAAGTGATTCGTGAACACCCGGTATTGCTGAACCGCGCGCCGACGCTGCACCGTTTGGGTATCCAAGCGTTTGAGCCGACGTTGATCGAAGGTAAGGCAATCCAGCTGCACCCACTGGTGTGTGCGGCCTACAACGCCGACTTCGACGGTGACCAGATGGCGGTACACGTACCGTTGACGCTGGAAGCACAGTTAGAAGCGCGTGCGCTGATGATGTCGACCAACAACATTCTGTCGCCTGCCAACGGTGAGCCGATCATTGTACCGTCGCAAGACGTTGTACTGGGTCTGTATTACATGACGCGCGACCGCATCAACGACAAAGGCGAAGGTATGGTCTTTGCTGATGTCGCCGAAGTGCAGCGTGCCTATGGTACGGGTGCTGTTGGTTTGCAAGCCCGCATTAAGGTGCGCGTGCGTGAGATCATCAAGCTGAACGGTGAAGTGGAAGAGCGTACAACGATCCAAGACACCACCGTGGGTCGCGTGATCCTTTACACCATCGTGCCTGAAGGCCTGCCGTTTGAGCTGGTTAACAAGGCGATGAAGAAGAAGGCTATTTCAAGCCTGTTGAACGAAAGCTACCGTCGTGCCGGTTTGAAAGACACGGTTATCTTCGCTGACCAAATCATGTACATGGGCTTCTTCTACGCGACGCGTAGCGGTGCTTCCATCGGCGTGAATGACTTTGAAATCCCTGAAAACAAGGGTGAGATTCTGGGCAAGGCAGAAGCCGAAGTTCAGGAAATCCAAGAGCAGTACGAAGGCGGTCTGGTAACCCAGGGCGAGAAGTACAACAAGGTGGTCGACATCTGGTCGCGTGCCAATGAAAACATTGCACGTTCTATGATGGAGTCCATCGGTACTGAGAAGACCATTGATAAAAACGGTGATGAAGTAGACCAAGAGTCGTTCAACTCTGTGTATATCTATGCCGACTCGGGTGCTCGTGGCTCCCCAGCTCAGATTCGTCAGTTGGCCGGTATGCGTGGTCTGATGGCGAAACCAGATGGCTCGATCATTGAAAACCCGATCAAGTCCAACTTCCGTGAAGGCTTGTCGGTAGGTGAATACTTCATCTCGACGCACGGTGCTCGTAAAGGTCTGGCCGATACGGCATTGAAGACAGCGAACTCCGGTTACCTGACCCGTCGTTTGGTTGACGTGGCGCAGGACGTTGTGGTCACTGAAACCGATTGTGGCACCACCAATGGTGTGGTCGTAGAGCCGGTTATCGAAGGTGGCGACGTGGTTGTTGCTTTGGGTCAGCAGGTGTTGGGCCGTGTAGTGGCTCAGGATGTACTGATGCCAGGCACTGACGATCTGGCAATCCCTGCAGGTACCCTGCTGGACGAAGCCTGGGTTGAGAAGATTGATGAGTGGGGTATTGATCAGATCATTGCGCGCTCTACTATCACCTGTGACACGCTGCATGGTATCTGTGCGAAGTGCTACGGCCGCGACTTGGCACGTGGTCACCTGGTTAACATCGGTGAAGCGGTGGGTATCATCGCTGCCCAGTCCATCGGTGAGCCCGGTACTCAGTTGACGATGCGTACGTTCCACATCGGTGGTGCGGCCTCTAGTTCGTCGGCTGTCGACAACGTACAGGTTAAGCATGGCGGCAAGGTGCGGATGCACAACACCAAGACCGCCGAGCGTGAGAACGGCGAGCTGGTTACGGTATCGCGTTCTTCGGTATTGGCCATTACTGACTCCGCCGGTCGTGAGCGTGAGCGCTACAAGCTGCCATACGGTGCGACCGTATTGGTACGTGAAGGCGACGCTGTGGACGCTGGACAGATCGTAGCGAAGTGGGATCCACACACGCACCCGATCATCTCTGAGTTCAAGGGTAAGGTGCAGTTCATCGGTCTGGAAGATGGCGTGACCATTAATGCCAAACTGGATGAGTTGACCGGTGTGTCAAGCATCGAAGTGATTCCGCAGAAAGATCGTAACAGCGCTGGTAAGGACATTCGTCCAATGCTGAAGCTGTTGGATGAGAAGGGCAAAGAGATCAAGTTCGGTGATTCTGATCAGCCGGTGCAGTACTTCCTGCCCGACGGCTCATTGCTGAGCTTGACCGATGGTCAAGCGGTGAAGGTGGGTGACGTACTGGCCCGTATCCCGCAAGCCTCGTCTGGTAACAAAGACATCACCGGTGGTCTGCCACGTGTGGCCGACTTGTTCGAAGCGCGTAAACCGAAAGAGCCTGCTATTTTGGCAGAAATCTCCGGTACCGTAGGTTTCGGTAAAGAAACCAAAGGTAAGAAACGCCTGATGATCACTGGTCTGAATGGCGAAGCGTATGAAGAGTTGATTCCTAAGTGGCGTCAGCTGAGCGTGTTTGAAGGTGAAACGGTTGAGAAGGGTGAGTTGATCTCCGAAGGCCCATTGAACCCGCACGACATTCTGCGCCTGTTGGGTGTAGAAGCGCTGTCGCAGTACATCACTGAAGAGATCCAGGAAGTGTACCGTCTGCAAGGTGTTGTCATTAACGACAAGCACATTGAGACCATCGTGCGTCAGATGTTGCGTAAGGTGATCATTGTTGAGCCGAATGACACCCACTTTATCAAAGGCGATCAAGTGGAGTTCACTGCGGTACAGCAAGCCAACGCTGAAATGGAAGCAGAAGGTAAGATGCCTGCTACCTATGAGCGTGTGTTACTGGGTATCACCAAGGCGTCACTGGCTACTGAGTCGTTTATTTCTGCGGCTTCGTTCCAGGAAACCACTCGTGTACTGACCGAAGGGGCAGTGACCGGGAAGCGTGACTACCTGCGCGGCTTGAAAGAGAACGTGGTGGTGGGTCGACTGATACCTGCGGGTACTGGTTTGGCTTATCACGCCGAGCGTAAGCGTAAGCGCGATGAACGCGTCAATGGCACCGGCCGTGCAACGGTCAGCGCCAGTGATGTGGAAGCCGCACTGAGCGAAGCGTTGAACAAGTAA
- the rplK gene encoding 50S ribosomal protein L11, translated as MAKKINAYIKLQVAAGKANPSPPVGPALGQHGVNIMEFCKAFNAETQSMEPGLPIPVVITVYSDRSFTFITKTPPASVLLKKAAGLKSGSARPNTDKVATLSRAQLEEIATTKEPDLTAGSMDAAVRTIAGTARSMGINVEGVE; from the coding sequence ATGGCTAAGAAGATTAATGCTTATATTAAGCTGCAAGTGGCCGCCGGTAAGGCGAACCCGTCTCCACCAGTTGGTCCTGCATTGGGTCAGCACGGTGTGAACATCATGGAATTCTGTAAGGCGTTCAACGCTGAAACTCAGAGCATGGAACCCGGCTTGCCGATCCCTGTTGTGATCACAGTATACAGCGACCGCAGCTTCACATTCATCACCAAGACCCCTCCAGCGTCTGTTTTGCTGAAAAAAGCAGCCGGCCTGAAGAGCGGTTCTGCTCGTCCTAATACTGACAAGGTGGCTACGCTGTCACGTGCTCAGTTGGAAGAGATTGCCACGACCAAAGAGCCTGATTTAACGGCAGGTAGCATGGATGCCGCAGTGCGCACCATCGCTGGTACGGCACGTAGCATGGGTATCAATGTGGAGGGTGTTGAATAA
- the rpoB gene encoding DNA-directed RNA polymerase subunit beta translates to MAYSYTEKKRIRKDFGKIPPVMELPYLLAIQMDSYRKFLQSDPEAEGAQEIGLHAAFQSIFPITSYSGNASLEYVSYRLGEPAFDVKECQLRGVTYSAPLRVKVRLVIYDKESSSKAIKDIKEQEVYMGEIPLMTENGTFVVNGTERVIVSQLHRSPGVFFDHDRGKTHSSGKLLFSARVIPYRGSWLDFEFDPKDNVFVRIDRRRKLPATILLRALGYENQQMLDMFFDTVEFRKGDALYQMTFNADQLKGENASFDIIDNDGNVIIEAGRRITARHVRQIEKAGIKQINVPDEYIVGKTLAKDFVDTKTGEIIAACNTEITADLLQKLRESGAEQIHVLYTNELDCGPYVSETLRIDPSSTRLEALVEIYRMMRPGEPPTKESAEALFENLFFASERYDLSKVGRMKFNRRLGREDDEGGGILSKEDITAVLKTLIDIRNGQGEVDDIDHLGNRRVRSVGEMAENQFRVGLVRVERAVRERLSLAESEGLMPQDLINAKPVAAAVKEFFGSSQLSQFMDQNNPLSEVTHKRRVSALGPGGLTRERAGFEVRDVHQTHYGRVCPIETPEGPNIGLINSLATYARTNHYGFLETAYRVVKNGVATPEIVYLSAIDEGKHVIAQANVPMDDKQKIQGEFVQVRHKGEFTLAPVDSVDLMDVSPRQVVSVAAALIPFLEHDDANRALMGSNMQRQAVPTLRAQKPVVGTGIERTVARDSGVCAVARRGGVIETVDATRVVVRVNDSEVEGAEAGVDIYNLTKYTRSNQNTCINQRPIVNQGDQVERGDILADGPSTDLGELALGQNMRIAFMPWNGYNFEDSILISERVVKEDRLTTVHIQELTCIARDTKLGPEEITGDIPNVGESALSKLDESGIVYVGAEVGPGDILVGKVTPKSETQLTPEEKLLRAIFGEKASDVKDTSQRVKGGMRGTVVDVQVFTRDGVEKDARAKAIEKQQLDEFRKDLKAEYKIIEQATFERLANVLEGATVNGGAGIAKGTKLTKEALAELPHADWFTLRLAEEAKAEALENAEQQLKETKEDQERRFEIKRRKVTSGDDLAPGVLKIVKVYLAVKRRIQPGDKMAGRHGNKGVISNIVPIEDMPYDEKGNPVDLVLNPLGVPSRMNVGQILETHLGAAAMGIGERINDMLREQRAVSEVRQYLDRIYNTVGETYRHENIDELTDGEVMELAGNLRGGLPVSTPVFDGAKEHEVKALLELAELPSSGQIQLWDGRTGEPFERETTVGYMYMLKLNHLVDDKMHARSTGSYSLVTQQPLGGKAQFGGQRFGEMEVWALEAYGAAHTLQEMLTVKSDDVNGRTKMYKNIVDGDHRMEPGMPESFNVLIKEIRSLGIDIELEHD, encoded by the coding sequence ATGGCTTACTCTTATACCGAGAAAAAACGTATTCGTAAGGATTTTGGAAAAATTCCACCCGTGATGGAATTGCCTTATCTGCTTGCGATTCAGATGGACTCTTACCGCAAATTCTTGCAGTCCGATCCCGAGGCCGAAGGCGCTCAGGAAATTGGTTTGCATGCGGCATTTCAGTCCATTTTTCCTATCACCAGTTATTCCGGTAACGCATCACTCGAATACGTAAGCTACCGGCTCGGCGAGCCAGCATTCGATGTAAAAGAATGCCAGTTGCGCGGTGTTACCTATTCAGCTCCGCTGCGGGTCAAGGTTCGTCTGGTCATTTATGACAAAGAATCTTCATCCAAAGCCATTAAAGATATTAAAGAACAAGAAGTCTACATGGGTGAAATTCCCCTGATGACTGAAAACGGTACCTTTGTTGTTAACGGTACTGAGCGCGTTATCGTGTCCCAGTTGCACCGTTCACCGGGCGTATTTTTTGACCACGATCGCGGTAAAACTCACTCATCCGGTAAGCTGTTGTTCTCTGCTCGGGTGATCCCATATCGTGGCTCTTGGCTAGACTTTGAGTTCGATCCTAAGGACAACGTGTTTGTCCGTATCGACCGTCGCCGTAAGTTGCCGGCAACCATCTTGTTGCGCGCATTGGGTTATGAAAACCAGCAAATGCTGGACATGTTCTTTGATACCGTCGAGTTTCGCAAAGGCGACGCCCTGTATCAGATGACGTTCAACGCAGATCAGTTGAAAGGCGAGAACGCCAGCTTCGACATCATCGACAATGACGGCAATGTCATCATTGAAGCCGGTCGTCGTATCACTGCGCGTCACGTGCGTCAAATTGAAAAAGCCGGTATCAAGCAGATCAACGTGCCAGACGAATACATCGTGGGCAAGACGTTGGCCAAAGACTTTGTTGATACCAAAACAGGTGAGATCATTGCCGCGTGCAACACCGAAATTACCGCAGATCTGTTGCAGAAGCTGCGTGAGTCCGGTGCTGAGCAAATTCATGTGTTGTACACGAACGAGCTGGATTGTGGCCCGTATGTGTCTGAAACACTGCGCATAGATCCTTCTTCTACACGCCTCGAAGCGTTGGTAGAAATCTACCGCATGATGCGCCCCGGCGAGCCACCAACGAAAGAATCAGCAGAAGCGTTGTTTGAAAACCTCTTCTTCGCTTCTGAGCGTTATGATTTAAGTAAAGTAGGCCGCATGAAGTTTAACCGTCGACTGGGTCGTGAAGACGACGAAGGCGGCGGTATCCTGAGTAAAGAAGATATTACGGCAGTACTGAAAACGCTGATTGATATCCGTAACGGCCAAGGCGAAGTGGACGACATCGACCACTTGGGTAACCGTCGTGTGCGTTCGGTTGGCGAGATGGCCGAAAACCAATTCCGTGTTGGTTTGGTGCGTGTGGAACGTGCAGTTCGTGAGCGCTTGTCGCTGGCGGAAAGCGAAGGCCTGATGCCACAAGACTTGATCAACGCGAAGCCGGTTGCGGCTGCCGTTAAAGAGTTCTTTGGATCGAGCCAGCTGTCGCAGTTTATGGACCAAAACAACCCATTGTCAGAAGTGACGCACAAGCGTCGTGTTTCTGCGTTGGGGCCGGGCGGTTTGACGCGTGAGCGTGCAGGTTTTGAAGTACGTGACGTACACCAAACGCATTACGGACGTGTATGTCCTATCGAAACGCCGGAAGGTCCAAACATCGGTTTGATCAATTCGTTGGCAACCTATGCGCGTACCAACCATTACGGCTTCCTTGAAACAGCTTATCGGGTAGTGAAAAACGGTGTTGCGACGCCGGAAATCGTCTATCTGTCCGCTATTGATGAAGGTAAGCACGTGATCGCCCAGGCCAATGTGCCGATGGACGACAAGCAGAAGATTCAAGGTGAATTCGTACAGGTTCGTCACAAGGGTGAATTCACTCTGGCGCCGGTCGATTCCGTTGACTTGATGGACGTATCACCGCGTCAGGTGGTGTCTGTTGCTGCAGCCTTGATTCCATTCTTGGAGCACGATGACGCCAACCGGGCCTTGATGGGTTCGAACATGCAACGTCAGGCCGTACCTACTTTGCGGGCGCAAAAGCCTGTAGTGGGTACCGGTATCGAGCGAACTGTAGCCCGTGACTCCGGCGTCTGTGCCGTAGCCCGTCGTGGTGGTGTGATTGAAACCGTAGACGCGACCCGTGTCGTTGTACGTGTTAACGACAGCGAAGTAGAAGGCGCGGAAGCCGGTGTGGATATCTACAACCTCACCAAATACACGCGTTCTAACCAAAACACGTGCATCAACCAACGCCCGATCGTGAATCAGGGTGATCAGGTTGAGCGTGGAGACATTTTGGCCGATGGTCCATCGACCGATCTGGGTGAACTGGCGTTGGGTCAGAACATGCGCATCGCGTTCATGCCTTGGAACGGTTACAACTTCGAAGACTCGATTCTGATTTCAGAGCGTGTTGTGAAGGAAGACCGCCTGACTACGGTGCACATTCAGGAATTGACCTGTATTGCGCGTGACACCAAGTTAGGGCCTGAAGAAATTACCGGCGACATCCCGAACGTGGGTGAGTCTGCGCTGAGTAAGTTGGACGAAAGCGGTATCGTATACGTCGGGGCTGAAGTAGGTCCTGGTGACATTCTGGTGGGTAAGGTAACGCCGAAAAGCGAAACTCAACTGACTCCAGAAGAGAAGCTGTTGCGCGCCATTTTCGGTGAGAAAGCGTCCGATGTTAAAGACACTTCTCAGCGTGTTAAAGGCGGCATGCGCGGTACGGTCGTTGACGTTCAGGTATTCACACGTGACGGCGTAGAAAAAGACGCCCGTGCGAAGGCCATTGAAAAGCAGCAGCTGGACGAGTTCCGTAAGGACTTGAAAGCCGAGTACAAGATTATTGAACAAGCAACCTTTGAGCGTCTGGCTAACGTGCTGGAAGGCGCAACGGTTAATGGCGGTGCTGGTATTGCTAAAGGCACCAAGCTGACCAAAGAAGCATTGGCAGAATTGCCACACGCTGACTGGTTTACTCTGCGTCTGGCAGAAGAAGCGAAAGCTGAAGCCCTGGAGAACGCCGAGCAGCAGCTGAAGGAAACCAAAGAAGATCAAGAGCGTCGCTTTGAAATCAAGCGCCGTAAAGTGACTTCTGGCGATGATTTGGCACCGGGTGTGTTGAAAATCGTTAAGGTTTATCTTGCCGTTAAGCGTCGCATTCAGCCCGGTGACAAGATGGCTGGTCGTCACGGTAACAAAGGTGTTATCTCTAACATCGTGCCGATTGAAGACATGCCATACGACGAAAAAGGTAACCCGGTTGATCTGGTACTGAACCCATTGGGTGTACCGTCGCGGATGAACGTTGGTCAGATCCTTGAGACGCACCTGGGTGCAGCCGCAATGGGTATTGGCGAGCGCATCAACGACATGTTGCGTGAGCAGCGTGCGGTGAGCGAAGTACGTCAGTATCTGGATCGAATCTACAACACCGTAGGCGAGACCTACCGTCACGAAAACATCGATGAATTAACCGATGGCGAAGTGATGGAATTGGCCGGTAACCTGCGCGGCGGACTGCCGGTCAGTACGCCTGTCTTTGACGGTGCTAAAGAGCACGAAGTGAAAGCACTTCTTGAGTTGGCTGAATTGCCAAGCTCTGGTCAGATTCAGCTGTGGGATGGTCGTACTGGTGAGCCGTTTGAACGTGAAACGACGGTTGGCTACATGTACATGTTGAAGTTGAACCACTTGGTTGACGACAAGATGCACGCCCGCTCGACTGGTTCGTACAGTCTGGTCACGCAGCAGCCGCTGGGTGGTAAGGCACAGTTCGGTGGTCAGCGTTTCGGGGAAATGGAAGTGTGGGCGCTGGAAGCTTATGGCGCCGCCCATACCCTGCAAGAAATGCTCACCGTTAAGTCGGATGACGTGAACGGCCGGACGAAGATGTACAAAAACATCGTCGACGGTGATCACCGGATGGAGCCAGGCATGCCTGAGTCTTTCAACGTACTGATCAAAGAAATCCGTTCACTGGGTATCGATATCGAGCTGGAGCACGACTGA
- the rplJ gene encoding 50S ribosomal protein L10, producing the protein MALRLEDKKVVVAEVNKVAAIAHSLVVADARGVSVSDMTKLRAEARANNVYMRVTRNTLARRAVAGTEFESATDSFTGPTLLAFSMEDPGAAARLFKDFAKANDKFEVRALSVGGELLGADQIDRLANLPTRDQALGMLANVMLAPITKLVRTFNEVPTKVTRVVNAVAEQKKAA; encoded by the coding sequence GTGGCACTTAGACTCGAAGACAAGAAAGTTGTTGTCGCCGAAGTTAATAAGGTAGCTGCCATTGCTCACTCACTCGTGGTCGCCGATGCGCGCGGTGTGTCTGTTTCAGACATGACCAAGTTGCGTGCTGAAGCACGGGCGAACAATGTGTACATGCGCGTAACGCGCAACACCTTGGCTCGTCGTGCTGTTGCTGGCACAGAGTTTGAGAGCGCAACCGACTCCTTCACCGGACCTACTCTGTTGGCTTTCTCAATGGAAGATCCTGGTGCGGCGGCTCGCCTGTTCAAAGATTTCGCGAAAGCGAATGACAAATTTGAAGTCAGAGCGTTGTCGGTTGGTGGTGAGTTACTGGGTGCTGATCAAATTGACCGTTTGGCAAATCTGCCTACGCGCGACCAAGCGCTGGGCATGTTGGCCAATGTCATGCTGGCACCAATTACCAAACTGGTACGCACTTTCAACGAGGTACCTACCAAGGTTACTCGCGTTGTCAATGCTGTTGCAGAACAGAAGAAAGCAGCCTGA
- the nusG gene encoding transcription termination/antitermination protein NusG — MRWYVVHAYSGYEKRVASTLQERVELHGMQDAFGEILVPTESVVEVKDGKKRKSERKFYPGYVLVEMDMNEASWHLVKGTPRVLGFIGGTSDKPAPLTSREADAILQRVKDGAEKPTQKTVYEPGQAIRVIDGPFADFNGTVEKVNYEKSRLHVSVTIFGRSTPVELEFTQVEKV; from the coding sequence ATGCGTTGGTACGTGGTACATGCCTATTCAGGCTACGAAAAACGTGTGGCTAGCACGCTCCAGGAGCGTGTGGAGTTGCATGGTATGCAGGACGCCTTTGGTGAAATTCTCGTGCCGACGGAAAGTGTCGTTGAAGTTAAAGACGGCAAGAAACGCAAGAGCGAGCGTAAGTTTTATCCGGGTTATGTGCTCGTAGAAATGGATATGAACGAAGCCAGCTGGCACCTAGTAAAGGGTACGCCACGTGTTTTGGGCTTCATCGGCGGTACATCAGACAAGCCAGCGCCACTCACGTCACGTGAGGCGGATGCTATCCTGCAGCGCGTGAAAGACGGCGCTGAAAAGCCGACCCAGAAGACGGTGTACGAGCCGGGTCAGGCAATACGTGTTATCGACGGTCCGTTTGCCGACTTCAATGGCACGGTTGAGAAAGTGAACTATGAGAAGAGTCGCCTGCATGTGTCGGTCACGATCTTTGGTCGCTCCACGCCGGTAGAACTCGAGTTTACGCAAGTCGAAAAAGTTTAA
- the rplA gene encoding 50S ribosomal protein L1, with the protein MAKLTKRARLIAEKVDSMKAYPVEEAVALLKELSTVKFAESVDISINLGVDARKSDQNVRGATVLPHGTGKDVRIAVFAQGAAAEAAKAAGADAVGMEDLAETMKGGDLDFGVVIAAPDAMRVVGQLGQVLGPRGLMPNPKVGTVTPDVATAVKNAKAGQARFRTDKNGIIHASIGKVAFEPNAIKENAEALIAELKKLKPANAKGVYLKKITLSSTMGPGVTVDQSSLVV; encoded by the coding sequence ATGGCTAAGTTAACTAAGCGCGCTCGCCTGATTGCTGAGAAAGTTGATTCAATGAAAGCGTACCCTGTTGAAGAAGCAGTGGCGTTGTTGAAAGAACTGTCTACCGTAAAATTTGCTGAGTCTGTTGATATCTCCATCAACCTGGGTGTTGATGCGCGTAAATCAGATCAGAACGTACGTGGCGCCACTGTGTTGCCGCACGGCACTGGTAAAGATGTACGTATCGCCGTATTTGCGCAGGGCGCTGCAGCTGAAGCTGCTAAGGCAGCCGGTGCAGACGCTGTTGGTATGGAAGATTTGGCTGAAACGATGAAAGGCGGCGACCTGGACTTTGGTGTGGTTATTGCCGCGCCGGACGCTATGCGTGTCGTTGGTCAGCTGGGTCAAGTCTTGGGTCCACGTGGCCTGATGCCAAACCCTAAAGTAGGTACAGTAACGCCTGACGTTGCTACCGCTGTTAAGAATGCTAAAGCCGGTCAGGCGCGTTTCCGTACTGACAAGAACGGTATCATCCACGCCAGTATTGGTAAGGTTGCATTCGAGCCAAACGCTATTAAAGAAAATGCCGAAGCACTGATTGCTGAGCTTAAGAAATTGAAGCCAGCCAATGCGAAAGGCGTTTATCTGAAGAAGATCACTCTGTCCTCTACCATGGGTCCTGGTGTCACCGTGGATCAGAGTTCACTGGTCGTTTAA